One part of the Synechococcus sp. UW179A genome encodes these proteins:
- the rsmI gene encoding 16S rRNA (cytidine(1402)-2'-O)-methyltransferase, with protein MKQRAEPEAGVLYLVGTPIGHLGDLSPRARALLVAVDTIACEDTRHSGQLLTALGSKARRCSFHQHNTNGRIPQLLNELSSGHSVAVISDAGLPGISDPGEELVSAAHQAGHAVICIPGPCAATTALVSSGLPSGRFCFEGFLPAKGRERRESLATVVAEQRTTVLYEAPHRLVKLLEELRELCGDQRALQVTRELTKRHEQQVGPTVIAALTHFKEHPPQGEFTLVLGGAPQQKQATMNDDQCRQQLAALIEQGMKPSDAARDLARSAGRSRRELYALLHADQKQAD; from the coding sequence GTGAAGCAGCGCGCCGAACCGGAAGCGGGAGTTCTTTATCTGGTGGGGACTCCTATCGGTCATCTAGGCGACCTTTCACCGAGAGCACGGGCCCTGCTGGTGGCCGTGGACACCATTGCCTGCGAAGACACACGCCATAGCGGCCAACTACTTACAGCCCTGGGATCGAAAGCGCGCCGCTGCAGCTTTCACCAGCACAACACGAATGGCCGCATTCCTCAGTTGCTCAACGAACTCAGCAGCGGCCACAGCGTTGCCGTGATCAGTGATGCCGGACTACCCGGGATTAGTGACCCAGGCGAAGAGCTCGTGTCTGCAGCACATCAGGCTGGCCATGCCGTGATCTGCATCCCCGGACCCTGCGCCGCCACCACAGCACTGGTCAGCAGTGGCCTTCCCAGCGGTCGCTTCTGCTTTGAAGGGTTTCTGCCTGCCAAAGGGCGTGAACGACGCGAAAGCTTGGCAACCGTGGTTGCCGAACAACGCACCACCGTGCTTTATGAGGCTCCGCATCGACTGGTGAAGTTGCTGGAAGAACTCCGGGAACTCTGTGGTGATCAACGCGCTCTACAGGTGACTCGCGAACTGACCAAACGCCATGAACAACAGGTGGGACCGACCGTGATTGCTGCTCTGACGCATTTCAAGGAGCATCCTCCCCAGGGTGAGTTCACACTGGTGCTAGGCGGTGCTCCGCAACAGAAGCAAGCCACCATGAACGACGATCAGTGCCGCCAGCAACTCGCTGCACTGATCGAGCAGGGCATGAAGCCAAGTGACGCGGCGAGGGATTTAGCCAGAAGCGCTGGACGATCACGGCGTGAACTGTATGCACTGCTGCATGCGGATCAGAAACAGGCAGACTGA
- a CDS encoding Nif11-like leader peptide family natural product precursor, translated as MTLDQLKAFLAKVKGDSNLQEKLKAAKSPKDVVGIAKEHGHEFTADKITELSDEELEGVAGGNGCCKKGTEKLQASWG; from the coding sequence ATGACACTTGATCAACTCAAAGCCTTCCTCGCCAAGGTCAAAGGTGATTCCAATCTTCAGGAAAAACTAAAGGCAGCAAAGTCACCTAAAGACGTTGTGGGAATCGCTAAAGAACACGGCCACGAATTCACTGCTGATAAGATTACTGAACTCAGTGATGAGGAACTAGAAGGCGTGGCTGGGGGCAATGGCTGCTGCAAAAAAGGAACTGAAAAACTGCAAGCGAGTTGGGGGTGA
- a CDS encoding helix-turn-helix domain-containing protein encodes MPPSRLTDSQKQELLVHYRAGESTAALAAFYGCSVNTVSRTVRTLLSPEDYDALKAARARASVSTPQADCLEAPELSEAQEDPEQLEAEETDGSVTLALDDADDFGDDDADDVSDDEPFDAPSDGVFQEIAVLPVDLPQVSREQVSCRPFVTGILPDSVYMLVDKTVELDPRPLSEFPELGVVNPEELARQALCLYSSPRSAKRQCGRSQRVIKVPDTEVFERTSRHLLARGITRLVLEGALYSLDD; translated from the coding sequence ATGCCACCCAGCCGGCTTACTGACAGTCAGAAGCAGGAGCTTTTGGTCCATTATCGCGCCGGGGAGTCAACGGCCGCTCTCGCTGCGTTTTATGGATGCAGCGTGAATACGGTCAGCCGCACTGTTCGCACCCTGTTGAGTCCAGAGGATTACGACGCGCTCAAGGCGGCGCGTGCTCGCGCTTCCGTGTCCACGCCTCAGGCTGATTGCCTAGAAGCTCCTGAACTGTCCGAAGCACAAGAGGATCCTGAGCAGTTGGAGGCGGAAGAAACCGATGGCAGCGTCACCCTCGCCCTCGATGATGCGGACGATTTTGGTGATGACGATGCTGATGATGTCAGCGATGACGAGCCCTTCGATGCGCCATCGGATGGGGTCTTTCAGGAGATCGCTGTTTTGCCGGTTGATCTGCCGCAAGTCAGCAGGGAGCAGGTCAGCTGTCGTCCTTTCGTTACAGGCATCCTTCCCGACAGTGTGTACATGCTCGTCGATAAGACGGTTGAGCTAGACCCACGACCGCTGAGTGAATTCCCCGAACTGGGTGTGGTCAATCCCGAAGAGCTGGCACGTCAGGCCTTATGCCTCTACTCAAGCCCTCGCTCTGCCAAGCGTCAGTGCGGCCGAAGTCAGCGTGTGATCAAGGTTCCCGATACCGAGGTGTTTGAGCGCACTTCTCGCCATCTGCTGGCCAGGGGAATCACTCGCCTCGTGCTTGAAGGCGCCCTGTATTCACTGGACGACTGA
- a CDS encoding Nif11-like leader peptide family natural product precursor has product MSEEQLKAFLEKVKADTSLQEKIKAAADANTVVTIAKEAGFSISAEDLKKTHAELTVEELENVTGGTAWSNSCY; this is encoded by the coding sequence ATGTCAGAAGAGCAACTCAAAGCCTTTCTAGAAAAGGTCAAAGCAGACACCAGCCTTCAGGAGAAGATCAAGGCAGCTGCGGATGCCAATACCGTTGTGACGATTGCCAAGGAAGCAGGATTCAGTATTTCTGCTGAGGATTTGAAGAAAACTCACGCGGAGTTAACGGTTGAAGAGTTGGAAAACGTGACTGGGGGCACAGCCTGGAGCAATAGCTGTTACTAA
- a CDS encoding DMT family transporter — protein sequence MSEDLLFRNKQQKLCTLRGINGQTKQVNIALSGKTQNNAYDFMKNGLKWGIASALAIASFTILSKFLIQHFSAGWLLLASGLGIVLLLQRTIKNWNVYKGWSKKEWKLVFVLAMLSGLYNICFFLGLNFLPATIMAMFLGLAPLLLILRTCGIEKRKPMLLEAVSGLSAIIGVYLMLGIRVQSYSLIGITCGIGALAFATNASFLMGRMREKIDAREVVFTKQLSKILFGCAGILIWSKIPSSSPHSIAILWALLIIVGGLSMFVSFMASKTAFALPPLPFENILLLNLPIVAICDMWIFEVYLHPSQWAGVLLMVASAIIGIFSGEERIKSI from the coding sequence TTGTCAGAGGATTTATTATTCAGGAATAAACAACAAAAACTCTGCACATTGCGGGGCATAAACGGACAAACAAAACAAGTAAATATTGCTTTATCTGGCAAGACACAAAACAACGCCTACGATTTTATGAAAAATGGTTTGAAATGGGGGATTGCCTCTGCGCTTGCAATTGCCTCATTTACGATTTTGTCAAAATTCCTTATTCAACACTTTTCCGCAGGATGGCTATTGCTTGCGTCAGGACTAGGAATAGTATTATTACTGCAAAGGACAATAAAGAATTGGAACGTTTACAAAGGGTGGAGCAAGAAGGAGTGGAAATTGGTTTTTGTCTTGGCAATGCTTAGCGGCTTGTACAACATTTGCTTTTTTCTTGGCTTGAATTTCTTACCAGCAACAATCATGGCGATGTTCCTTGGATTGGCACCACTATTGCTGATCCTCAGAACCTGCGGGATTGAAAAGAGAAAGCCTATGCTGCTAGAAGCAGTGTCTGGCTTGAGCGCAATAATAGGAGTTTATCTAATGCTTGGAATCAGAGTCCAATCATATTCGCTCATAGGCATCACGTGCGGCATTGGAGCGTTAGCCTTTGCCACGAATGCATCGTTTTTAATGGGAAGGATGAGGGAGAAAATTGACGCAAGAGAGGTAGTTTTCACCAAACAATTAAGTAAAATCTTATTTGGGTGTGCTGGAATATTGATATGGTCCAAAATACCATCCTCATCACCACATTCAATAGCTATTTTATGGGCGCTTCTCATTATCGTTGGAGGCTTAAGCATGTTCGTAAGTTTCATGGCCTCCAAGACTGCATTTGCATTGCCACCATTGCCCTTTGAAAATATTCTATTATTAAATCTACCTATTGTGGCGATCTGTGATATGTGGATTTTCGAAGTCTATCTGCATCCTTCGCAATGGGCAGGAGTCCTTCTGATGGTAGCCTCGGCTATTATTGGAATTTTCTCAGGAGAGGAGAGGATTAAGTCGATTTAA
- a CDS encoding Nif11-like leader peptide family natural product precursor translates to MSEEQLKAFLEKAKADASLQEKLKAAADSDAALSIANEAGFAITAEDIQSMKSSTDISDDELESAAGGGWWQSGPEHSCHITCL, encoded by the coding sequence ATGTCAGAAGAACAGCTCAAAGCCTTTCTAGAAAAAGCCAAAGCTGACGCCAGCCTTCAGGAGAAGCTCAAAGCTGCAGCCGATTCCGATGCTGCACTTTCGATTGCGAATGAAGCTGGCTTTGCAATTACTGCAGAAGACATTCAATCGATGAAATCATCTACGGACATATCAGATGATGAACTGGAAAGTGCAGCTGGCGGCGGTTGGTGGCAATCCGGACCTGAGCATAGCTGTCATATCACTTGTTTGTAG
- a CDS encoding alpha/beta fold hydrolase — translation MLPGWSQSAVLFRDQFSGLSEHVRCIALDHRGHGESDKAEHGYRVDKLARDLQEFISFCGFKGVIILGHSMGASVIWSYLNSFSDEAISGIVIVDQPAALTLPDYEPSELLRKSGAIFSWEVLNHTCSSLIGSNGIEFSKNMILNMLSDEISNADREWILKENFKFPRHHAATLLFNACVQDWRDTISMIKLPALIIGGEKSIVPPDSQRWIQSQIEGSRLQIFSSDQGGYHFAFLENPEKFNLVVRQFVDELKGSSDCYA, via the coding sequence ATGTTGCCAGGCTGGTCTCAATCAGCCGTCTTATTTCGGGACCAATTTAGTGGCTTATCCGAGCACGTACGATGTATAGCTCTAGACCATCGTGGCCACGGAGAAAGCGATAAGGCTGAACATGGTTATCGCGTTGACAAGTTGGCTCGAGACCTTCAGGAGTTTATATCCTTCTGCGGATTTAAAGGAGTAATCATTCTTGGACATTCAATGGGTGCATCTGTAATTTGGTCTTATCTAAACAGTTTTAGTGATGAAGCTATATCGGGTATTGTAATTGTTGATCAGCCCGCAGCATTGACGCTGCCAGACTATGAACCTAGTGAGCTGTTGAGGAAATCAGGGGCTATTTTTTCCTGGGAAGTACTTAATCACACATGCTCTTCACTGATTGGCAGCAATGGAATAGAGTTCTCTAAAAACATGATTTTAAATATGCTTAGTGATGAAATTAGCAATGCGGACCGTGAGTGGATACTAAAGGAGAATTTCAAGTTTCCTCGGCACCATGCAGCAACGCTGCTTTTTAATGCATGTGTTCAGGACTGGAGAGACACAATTTCCATGATAAAGCTTCCTGCGTTAATAATAGGTGGCGAAAAAAGCATCGTTCCGCCTGACAGCCAGCGCTGGATACAAAGCCAAATCGAAGGGTCTAGATTGCAAATATTTTCATCCGATCAAGGAGGATATCATTTCGCATTTCTTGAAAATCCTGAGAAATTTAATTTGGTTGTACGTCAATTTGTTGATGAATTGAAAGGTTCGAGTGATTGCTATGCCTGA
- a CDS encoding Nif11-like leader peptide family natural product precursor translates to MSLEQLKAFLAKVKGDSNLQEKLKAAKSPEDVLGIAKEHGHEFTADKLEELSEEELEGAAGGIRALWPEEDSAYCERYSK, encoded by the coding sequence ATGTCCCTAGAACAACTCAAGGCATTCCTCGCCAAGGTCAAAGGTGACTCCAATCTTCAGGAGAAACTAAAAGCAGCTAAGTCACCTGAAGATGTTTTAGGCATTGCTAAAGAACATGGTCATGAATTCACTGCTGATAAGCTCGAAGAGCTCAGTGAAGAGGAGCTGGAAGGCGCAGCGGGGGGCATACGAGCACTGTGGCCAGAAGAAGATTCTGCATATTGCGAGCGCTATTCAAAATAA
- a CDS encoding tetratricopeptide repeat protein, with the protein MSRRTIAIAAALSVLAFGSSLITTYANPFANNSFNSGVDKYEQGNYQGAIADYTKAIESNPQYVDAFINRGAAKGKLGDYQGAIADYDTAIEIDPASADIFYNRGTAKINVEDYQGAIADYTKAIEINPKFSRAFVNRGAAKDELKDYQGAIADYNKGIKLNPEDTNAYFNRGNSKRDLKNYQGAIADFTKAIEVNPQYASAYMNRGNVKAKLKDYQGAIPDYTKAIEINPQYASAYMNRGIAREMTNNLEGACVDWRKAADFGLTEPAEWVKKQCS; encoded by the coding sequence ATGTCTCGCAGGACTATTGCCATTGCTGCAGCACTGTCCGTGCTGGCTTTTGGGTCTTCGTTGATTACCACTTATGCGAACCCTTTCGCGAACAATTCATTCAACAGTGGGGTGGATAAATATGAACAGGGCAATTACCAAGGAGCAATTGCTGATTACACGAAGGCAATAGAGAGCAATCCTCAGTATGTCGATGCCTTCATTAATCGTGGTGCCGCCAAGGGTAAATTAGGGGATTATCAGGGAGCAATTGCTGATTACGATACGGCAATAGAGATTGATCCTGCGAGTGCTGATATCTTCTACAATCGAGGCACCGCAAAGATTAACGTAGAAGATTATCAAGGAGCAATTGCTGATTACACAAAGGCGATAGAGATCAATCCTAAGTTTTCCCGTGCCTTCGTTAATCGTGGTGCCGCCAAGGATGAATTAAAAGATTATCAAGGAGCAATTGCTGATTACAACAAGGGAATAAAACTCAATCCTGAAGACACTAATGCCTATTTCAATCGTGGCAATAGCAAGCGTGACCTTAAAAATTATCAAGGTGCAATTGCTGATTTCACGAAGGCAATAGAAGTCAATCCTCAGTATGCCAGCGCTTATATGAATCGTGGCAATGTCAAGGCTAAATTAAAAGATTATCAAGGAGCAATTCCTGATTACACGAAGGCAATAGAGATCAATCCTCAGTATGCCAGCGCTTATATGAATCGTGGTATTGCTAGAGAAATGACAAATAATCTTGAGGGTGCCTGTGTTGATTGGAGAAAAGCAGCAGATTTTGGATTGACAGAACCTGCTGAATGGGTGAAGAAGCAGTGTTCTTGA
- a CDS encoding Nif11-like leader peptide family natural product precursor, producing MSLEQLKAFLARVKGDSNLQEKLKAAKSPEDVVGIAKEHGHEFTSDKFGQLSEEELEGVAGGQCYMSPWIPSLKD from the coding sequence ATGTCCCTAGAACAACTCAAAGCATTCCTCGCCAGGGTCAAAGGTGATTCCAATCTTCAAGAGAAACTAAAAGCAGCTAAGTCACCTGAAGATGTTGTAGGCATTGCGAAAGAACATGGTCATGAATTCACTTCTGACAAGTTCGGTCAGCTCAGTGAAGAGGAGCTGGAAGGCGTGGCTGGGGGACAGTGCTACATGTCACCTTGGATTCCTAGCCTAAAGGATTAA
- a CDS encoding Nif11-like leader peptide family natural product precursor encodes MSEEQLKAFLEKVKGDTSLQEKLKAAANPDAVLAIAKEAGFSISVDLITKAHSEISEEELEDAAGGNLMRANWGCLLDPEISKAQPWWAKPFLP; translated from the coding sequence ATGTCAGAAGAACAACTCAAAGCCTTCCTCGAAAAAGTCAAAGGCGACACCAGCCTTCAGGAGAAGCTCAAAGCTGCAGCGAACCCTGATGCAGTTCTTGCGATAGCGAAAGAGGCGGGATTTAGTATTTCTGTTGATTTAATCACCAAGGCACATTCAGAGATTTCTGAAGAGGAGCTTGAGGATGCGGCTGGTGGAAACCTTATGAGGGCGAATTGGGGTTGCCTACTTGATCCTGAAATTTCTAAAGCGCAGCCTTGGTGGGCAAAACCCTTTCTACCTTAA